In a single window of the Papaver somniferum cultivar HN1 chromosome 8, ASM357369v1, whole genome shotgun sequence genome:
- the LOC113306756 gene encoding GDSL esterase/lipase At5g55050-like, with protein MANSVIPEHHRNLCFSLAFISFIIFTGAQVAPSVIVFGDSLVDVGNNNFLALSLAKANFPHNGVDFDGSKSTGRFSNGKNAADFFAEKLELQTSPPYLSTQKESFFLKRIKKDSFFLKRIKNDESNAIKAVLQNGGISFASGGAGILNETNKIFVQSISLDEQTEFFSSVHGELEQQLGKPSAASYLAKSIFLISIGGNDIIGYSKPDSDLPGKYGSPQKYVDTLMFTFRRQLKRMFDLGARKFAILGAAKTGCCPSLRRETDSCNEGANSLSLLFNDGVASLLQELKTQLGINYSIFLSYNLVEDFISKPAEHGFTEVRRACCGVGEFRADVPCIPIADLCDKRDSHLFWDLYHPTEAAAGKVIDRFFSGTDDRYVFPINVNQLVGVAEPTSTP; from the exons ATGGCGAATTCCGTTATCCCTGAGCATCACCGCAATCTTTGTTTCTCTCTTGCTTTCATTTCCTTCATAATTTTTACGGGTGCTCAGGTTGCTCCAAGTGTTATCGTGTTCGGGGACTCACTTGTTGATGTAGGTAACAATAACTTCCTTGCGCTGTCACTCGCCAAAGCTAACTTTCCTCATAATGGAGTTGATTTCGATGGAAGCAAGTCGACTGGGAGGTTCAGTAATGGCAAGAATGCTGCTGATTTTTTTG CTGAAAAGTTAGAATTACAAACCTCACCGCCATATCTGTCAACTCAAAAGGAATCTTTTTTCTTAAAGAGAATTAAAAAGGAttcatttttcttgaaaagaattaaaaacgATGAATCTAACGCCATAAAAGCAGTTCTTCAGAATGGGGGCATCAGTTTTGCATCAGGAGGAGCTGGAATCTTaaatgaaacaaacaaaatattt GTACAATCCATTTCATTAGACGAACAAACAGAATTCTTCTCAAGTGTACATGGAGAGCTGGAGCAACAACTAGGAAAGCCTAGCGCAGCATCTTACTTGGCAAAGTCCATATTTCTCATCTCCATTGGTGGCAACGATATTATTGGTTACTCCAAACCCGATTCAGACTTGCCCGGTAAATACGGTAGTCCCCAGAAATACGTGGATACCTTAATGTTTACATTCCGACGCCAGTTAAAG CGGATGTTCGATCTAGGTGCACGCAAATTTGCCATTCTTGGAGCTGCAAAGACAGGATGTTGTCCATCATTGAGGAGGGAAACTGATTCATGCAATGAGGGAGCAAACTCCTTGTCTTTGTTGTTTAACGACGGCGTTGCATCACTGTTGCAAGAACTCAAGACACAATTAGGGATCAACTACTCCATCTTTTTATCTTACAATCTCGTTGAAGATTTCATTTCGAAGCCAGCTGAACACG GATTTACTGAGGTTCGTAGAGCTTGCTGTGGAGTGGGCGAGTTTCGTGCTGATGTTCCGTGCATACCAATTGCGGATTTATGTGACAAGAGAGACAGTCATCTGTTCTGGGATTTATACCATCCAACCGAGGCAGCTGCCGGAAAAGTAATAGATAGGTTTTTCAGTGGTACAGATGACAGATATGTTTTCCCTATCAATGTAAACCAATTAGTTGGAGTCGCTGAACCAACTTCCACTCCATAA